In the Deltaproteobacteria bacterium genome, TTACGTAACTCTGCTCAAGAAAGAGGGGAGCCGATGAAACCGCTTCTGGTATTCCTGTCGGCGGCGATAGTAAACAACCTGGTGCTGGCCTATTTTCTCGGCATCTGTCCGTTCCTGGGCGTGTCGAAGAAGGTGGACACGGCCGTGAACATGGGACTGGCCACGACGTTCGTCATGACCATAACCGCCGTCGTGGCGTGGCTCATAAACGAGTACGTGCTCATCCAGTTCAATCTGCCGTTCCTCCAGTACGTGACCTTCATCATCACCATCGCCTCGCTCGTCCAGCTCGTCGAGATGTTCGTGAAGAAGACGAGCCCCCCTCTGTACAGGAGCCTGGGCATCTTCCTGCCGCTCATCACGACCAACTGCGCCATACTGGGCCTTGCGCTCTTCGAGGTGCTCAGGGAGTACACGCTCGTTGAGAGCCTCTTCTTCGGCCTCGGCGGCGGCGCAGGCTTTACGCTCGCCCTGGTGCTCATGGCCGGCATACGGGAGGAGCTCGAGTTCGCCGAGGTGCCCAGGGCCCTCC is a window encoding:
- the rsxA gene encoding electron transport complex subunit RsxA, with product MKPLLVFLSAAIVNNLVLAYFLGICPFLGVSKKVDTAVNMGLATTFVMTITAVVAWLINEYVLIQFNLPFLQYVTFIITIASLVQLVEMFVKKTSPPLYRSLGIFLPLITTNCAILGLALFEVLREYTLVESLFFGLGGGAGFTLALVLMAGIREELEFAEVPRALQGAPMTLLVAGMLALAFMGFAGLLSV